In Phalacrocorax aristotelis chromosome 6, bGulAri2.1, whole genome shotgun sequence, one DNA window encodes the following:
- the STX6 gene encoding syntaxin-6 isoform X1 translates to MGEVQKAVNTAQGLFQRWTELLQDPSIATREEIDWTTNELRNNLRSIEWDLEDLDETISIVEANPRKFNLDATELGIRKAFITSTRQVVREMKDQMSNSSMQALAERKNRQALLGESGSQSWSSGPDKYSRLDRELQLANSHFIEEQQAQQQLIVEQQDEQLELVSGSIGVLKNMSQRIGGELEEQAVMLDDFSHELDSTQSRLDNVMKKLAKVSHMTSEIPGKKTHTQLSTFSFEDCASAPTVSNLALGRGGGGLELPLSPVWCDVDLGSRSGPRQLEGNLTPVPLPRAEHLVSFGYAARNTGCLLSKLVVTASAQLLGLNTSPRAGSSQHKFNQGAGLAVGWCLHTSDPPRYFQCSCASSRNVSQCSVRDRSFVSPVCCRRVAQLLASLQATKLSSVLFLCTFAFSVVVGAPPFN, encoded by the exons ATGGG ggaggtgcagAAAGCTGTGAACACTGCCCAGGGGCTCTTCCAGCGGTGGACAGAGCTCTTGCAAGATCCCTCCATCGCCACAAGAGAAGAAATTGACTGGACCACTAATGAGCTCAGGAATAACCTGCGGAGCATTGAGTGGGACCTGGAAGACTTGGATGAAACAATTA GCATTGTTGAGGCAAACCCACGGAAATTCAACCTCGATGCGACAGAGCTGGGTATCAGGAAAGCCTTCATCACAAGCACGCGGCAGGTGGTCAGG GAAATGAAGGATCAGATGTCAAACTCCTCCATGCAAGCCCtggctgaaagaaaaaacagacag GCACTCCTGGGAGAAAGTGGGAGTCAGAGTTGGAGCTCTGGACCTGACAAATACAGCCGTCTGGACCGGGAGCTGCAATTAGCAAATTCACACTTCATTGAGGAGCAGCAAGCTCAACAACAG TTGATTGTGGAGCAGCAAGATGAGCAGTTGGAGCTGGTCTCTGGCAGCATCGGGGTGCTGAAGAACATGTCCCAGCGCATTGgaggggagctggaggagcaaGCAGT GATGCTGGATGACTTCTCCCACGAGTTAGACAGCACTCAGTCACGGCTTGATAATGTCATGAAGAAGCTCGCCAAAGTGTCTCACATGACAAGTG AGATCCCTGGCAAGAAAACCCACACCCAGCTCTCAACTTTCTCCTTTGAGGACTGTGCCTCGGCTCCGACGGTGTCTAACCTGGCCCTGGGGAGAGGGGGTGGAGGACTGGAGCTGCCTCTTTCCCCGGTGTGGTGCGACGTGGACCTGGGCTCCAGGTCTGGACCGAGGCAGCTGGAGGGGAACCTGACCCCCGTGCCTCTGCCCCGTGCAG AGCACCTCGTTTCTTTTGGTTATGCTGCAAGAAATACGGGGTGTCTCCTTTCCAAGCTGGTTGTCACAGCGTCTGCCCAGCTCCTTGGGCTTAATACCTCTCCAAGAGCAGGTTCCTCGCAGCACAAGTTCAACCAGGGAGCGGGGCTCGCCGTTGGCTGGTGTTTACACACTTCTGACCCCCCACGTTATTTTCAGTGTAGTTGTGCATCCTCCAGGAATGTCTCCCAGTGCTCCGTGCGGGACCGCTCCTTCGTTAGTCCCGTGTGCTGCCGGAGGGTGGCCCAGCTGCTGGCATCACTGCAAGCCACCAAACTGTCTTCGGTCCTTTTCCTGTgtacatttgctttttctgttgttgttggtgCCCCTCCCTTTAACTAA
- the STX6 gene encoding syntaxin-6 isoform X3 — translation MSMEDPFFVVKGEVQKAVNTAQGLFQRWTELLQDPSIATREEIDWTTNELRNNLRSIEWDLEDLDETISIVEANPRKFNLDATELGIRKAFITSTRQVVREMKDQMSNSSMQALAERKNRQALLGESGSQSWSSGPDKYSRLDRELQLANSHFIEEQQAQQQLIVEQQDEQLELVSGSIGVLKNMSQRIGGELEEQAVMLDDFSHELDSTQSRLDNVMKKLAKVSHMTSEIPGKKTHTQLSTFSFEDCASAPTVSNLALGRGGGGLELPLSPVWCDVDLGSRSGPRQLEGNLTPVPLPRAEHLVSFGYAARNTGCLLSKLVVTASAQLLGLNTSPRAGSSQHKFNQGAGLAVGWCLHTSDPPRYFQCSCASSRNVSQCSVRDRSFVSPVCCRRVAQLLASLQATKLSSVLFLCTFAFSVVVGAPPFN, via the exons atGTCGATGGAGGACCCCTTCTTTGTGGTGAAGGG ggaggtgcagAAAGCTGTGAACACTGCCCAGGGGCTCTTCCAGCGGTGGACAGAGCTCTTGCAAGATCCCTCCATCGCCACAAGAGAAGAAATTGACTGGACCACTAATGAGCTCAGGAATAACCTGCGGAGCATTGAGTGGGACCTGGAAGACTTGGATGAAACAATTA GCATTGTTGAGGCAAACCCACGGAAATTCAACCTCGATGCGACAGAGCTGGGTATCAGGAAAGCCTTCATCACAAGCACGCGGCAGGTGGTCAGG GAAATGAAGGATCAGATGTCAAACTCCTCCATGCAAGCCCtggctgaaagaaaaaacagacag GCACTCCTGGGAGAAAGTGGGAGTCAGAGTTGGAGCTCTGGACCTGACAAATACAGCCGTCTGGACCGGGAGCTGCAATTAGCAAATTCACACTTCATTGAGGAGCAGCAAGCTCAACAACAG TTGATTGTGGAGCAGCAAGATGAGCAGTTGGAGCTGGTCTCTGGCAGCATCGGGGTGCTGAAGAACATGTCCCAGCGCATTGgaggggagctggaggagcaaGCAGT GATGCTGGATGACTTCTCCCACGAGTTAGACAGCACTCAGTCACGGCTTGATAATGTCATGAAGAAGCTCGCCAAAGTGTCTCACATGACAAGTG AGATCCCTGGCAAGAAAACCCACACCCAGCTCTCAACTTTCTCCTTTGAGGACTGTGCCTCGGCTCCGACGGTGTCTAACCTGGCCCTGGGGAGAGGGGGTGGAGGACTGGAGCTGCCTCTTTCCCCGGTGTGGTGCGACGTGGACCTGGGCTCCAGGTCTGGACCGAGGCAGCTGGAGGGGAACCTGACCCCCGTGCCTCTGCCCCGTGCAG AGCACCTCGTTTCTTTTGGTTATGCTGCAAGAAATACGGGGTGTCTCCTTTCCAAGCTGGTTGTCACAGCGTCTGCCCAGCTCCTTGGGCTTAATACCTCTCCAAGAGCAGGTTCCTCGCAGCACAAGTTCAACCAGGGAGCGGGGCTCGCCGTTGGCTGGTGTTTACACACTTCTGACCCCCCACGTTATTTTCAGTGTAGTTGTGCATCCTCCAGGAATGTCTCCCAGTGCTCCGTGCGGGACCGCTCCTTCGTTAGTCCCGTGTGCTGCCGGAGGGTGGCCCAGCTGCTGGCATCACTGCAAGCCACCAAACTGTCTTCGGTCCTTTTCCTGTgtacatttgctttttctgttgttgttggtgCCCCTCCCTTTAACTAA
- the STX6 gene encoding syntaxin-6 isoform X2, whose amino-acid sequence MGEVQKAVNTAQGLFQRWTELLQDPSIATREEIDWTTNELRNNLRSIEWDLEDLDETISIVEANPRKFNLDATELGIRKAFITSTRQVVREMKDQMSNSSMQALAERKNRQALLGESGSQSWSSGPDKYSRLDRELQLANSHFIEEQQAQQQLIVEQQDEQLELVSGSIGVLKNMSQRIGGELEEQAVMLDDFSHELDSTQSRLDNVMKKLAKVSHMTSEIPGKKTHTQLSTFSFEDCASAPTVSNLALGRGGGGLELPLSPVWCDVDLGSRSGPRQLEGNLTPVPLPRAV is encoded by the exons ATGGG ggaggtgcagAAAGCTGTGAACACTGCCCAGGGGCTCTTCCAGCGGTGGACAGAGCTCTTGCAAGATCCCTCCATCGCCACAAGAGAAGAAATTGACTGGACCACTAATGAGCTCAGGAATAACCTGCGGAGCATTGAGTGGGACCTGGAAGACTTGGATGAAACAATTA GCATTGTTGAGGCAAACCCACGGAAATTCAACCTCGATGCGACAGAGCTGGGTATCAGGAAAGCCTTCATCACAAGCACGCGGCAGGTGGTCAGG GAAATGAAGGATCAGATGTCAAACTCCTCCATGCAAGCCCtggctgaaagaaaaaacagacag GCACTCCTGGGAGAAAGTGGGAGTCAGAGTTGGAGCTCTGGACCTGACAAATACAGCCGTCTGGACCGGGAGCTGCAATTAGCAAATTCACACTTCATTGAGGAGCAGCAAGCTCAACAACAG TTGATTGTGGAGCAGCAAGATGAGCAGTTGGAGCTGGTCTCTGGCAGCATCGGGGTGCTGAAGAACATGTCCCAGCGCATTGgaggggagctggaggagcaaGCAGT GATGCTGGATGACTTCTCCCACGAGTTAGACAGCACTCAGTCACGGCTTGATAATGTCATGAAGAAGCTCGCCAAAGTGTCTCACATGACAAGTG AGATCCCTGGCAAGAAAACCCACACCCAGCTCTCAACTTTCTCCTTTGAGGACTGTGCCTCGGCTCCGACGGTGTCTAACCTGGCCCTGGGGAGAGGGGGTGGAGGACTGGAGCTGCCTCTTTCCCCGGTGTGGTGCGACGTGGACCTGGGCTCCAGGTCTGGACCGAGGCAGCTGGAGGGGAACCTGACCCCCGTGCCTCTGCCCCGTGCAG TGTAG
- the STX6 gene encoding syntaxin-6 isoform X5, whose protein sequence is MSMEDPFFVVKGEVQKAVNTAQGLFQRWTELLQDPSIATREEIDWTTNELRNNLRSIEWDLEDLDETISIVEANPRKFNLDATELGIRKAFITSTRQVVREMKDQMSNSSMQALAERKNRQALLGESGSQSWSSGPDKYSRLDRELQLANSHFIEEQQAQQQLIVEQQDEQLELVSGSIGVLKNMSQRIGGELEEQAVMLDDFSHELDSTQSRLDNVMKKLAKVSHMTSEIPGKKTHTQLSTFSFEDCASAPTVSNLALGRGGGGLELPLSPVWCDVDLGSRSGPRQLEGNLTPVPLPRAV, encoded by the exons atGTCGATGGAGGACCCCTTCTTTGTGGTGAAGGG ggaggtgcagAAAGCTGTGAACACTGCCCAGGGGCTCTTCCAGCGGTGGACAGAGCTCTTGCAAGATCCCTCCATCGCCACAAGAGAAGAAATTGACTGGACCACTAATGAGCTCAGGAATAACCTGCGGAGCATTGAGTGGGACCTGGAAGACTTGGATGAAACAATTA GCATTGTTGAGGCAAACCCACGGAAATTCAACCTCGATGCGACAGAGCTGGGTATCAGGAAAGCCTTCATCACAAGCACGCGGCAGGTGGTCAGG GAAATGAAGGATCAGATGTCAAACTCCTCCATGCAAGCCCtggctgaaagaaaaaacagacag GCACTCCTGGGAGAAAGTGGGAGTCAGAGTTGGAGCTCTGGACCTGACAAATACAGCCGTCTGGACCGGGAGCTGCAATTAGCAAATTCACACTTCATTGAGGAGCAGCAAGCTCAACAACAG TTGATTGTGGAGCAGCAAGATGAGCAGTTGGAGCTGGTCTCTGGCAGCATCGGGGTGCTGAAGAACATGTCCCAGCGCATTGgaggggagctggaggagcaaGCAGT GATGCTGGATGACTTCTCCCACGAGTTAGACAGCACTCAGTCACGGCTTGATAATGTCATGAAGAAGCTCGCCAAAGTGTCTCACATGACAAGTG AGATCCCTGGCAAGAAAACCCACACCCAGCTCTCAACTTTCTCCTTTGAGGACTGTGCCTCGGCTCCGACGGTGTCTAACCTGGCCCTGGGGAGAGGGGGTGGAGGACTGGAGCTGCCTCTTTCCCCGGTGTGGTGCGACGTGGACCTGGGCTCCAGGTCTGGACCGAGGCAGCTGGAGGGGAACCTGACCCCCGTGCCTCTGCCCCGTGCAG TGTAG
- the STX6 gene encoding syntaxin-6 isoform X4, whose product MGEVQKAVNTAQGLFQRWTELLQDPSIATREEIDWTTNELRNNLRSIEWDLEDLDETISIVEANPRKFNLDATELGIRKAFITSTRQVVREMKDQMSNSSMQALAERKNRQALLGESGSQSWSSGPDKYSRLDRELQLANSHFIEEQQAQQQLIVEQQDEQLELVSGSIGVLKNMSQRIGGELEEQAVMLDDFSHELDSTQSRLDNVMKKLAKVSHMTSDRRQWCAIIVLFVILLVVLILFFIL is encoded by the exons ATGGG ggaggtgcagAAAGCTGTGAACACTGCCCAGGGGCTCTTCCAGCGGTGGACAGAGCTCTTGCAAGATCCCTCCATCGCCACAAGAGAAGAAATTGACTGGACCACTAATGAGCTCAGGAATAACCTGCGGAGCATTGAGTGGGACCTGGAAGACTTGGATGAAACAATTA GCATTGTTGAGGCAAACCCACGGAAATTCAACCTCGATGCGACAGAGCTGGGTATCAGGAAAGCCTTCATCACAAGCACGCGGCAGGTGGTCAGG GAAATGAAGGATCAGATGTCAAACTCCTCCATGCAAGCCCtggctgaaagaaaaaacagacag GCACTCCTGGGAGAAAGTGGGAGTCAGAGTTGGAGCTCTGGACCTGACAAATACAGCCGTCTGGACCGGGAGCTGCAATTAGCAAATTCACACTTCATTGAGGAGCAGCAAGCTCAACAACAG TTGATTGTGGAGCAGCAAGATGAGCAGTTGGAGCTGGTCTCTGGCAGCATCGGGGTGCTGAAGAACATGTCCCAGCGCATTGgaggggagctggaggagcaaGCAGT GATGCTGGATGACTTCTCCCACGAGTTAGACAGCACTCAGTCACGGCTTGATAATGTCATGAAGAAGCTCGCCAAAGTGTCTCACATGACAAGTG atcGACGGCAGTGGTGTGCAATTATCGTCCTCTTCGTCATCTTGCTGGTGGTGCTCATCCTGTTTTTCATCCTGTGA
- the STX6 gene encoding syntaxin-6 isoform X6 produces the protein MSMEDPFFVVKGEVQKAVNTAQGLFQRWTELLQDPSIATREEIDWTTNELRNNLRSIEWDLEDLDETISIVEANPRKFNLDATELGIRKAFITSTRQVVREMKDQMSNSSMQALAERKNRQALLGESGSQSWSSGPDKYSRLDRELQLANSHFIEEQQAQQQLIVEQQDEQLELVSGSIGVLKNMSQRIGGELEEQAVMLDDFSHELDSTQSRLDNVMKKLAKVSHMTSDRRQWCAIIVLFVILLVVLILFFIL, from the exons atGTCGATGGAGGACCCCTTCTTTGTGGTGAAGGG ggaggtgcagAAAGCTGTGAACACTGCCCAGGGGCTCTTCCAGCGGTGGACAGAGCTCTTGCAAGATCCCTCCATCGCCACAAGAGAAGAAATTGACTGGACCACTAATGAGCTCAGGAATAACCTGCGGAGCATTGAGTGGGACCTGGAAGACTTGGATGAAACAATTA GCATTGTTGAGGCAAACCCACGGAAATTCAACCTCGATGCGACAGAGCTGGGTATCAGGAAAGCCTTCATCACAAGCACGCGGCAGGTGGTCAGG GAAATGAAGGATCAGATGTCAAACTCCTCCATGCAAGCCCtggctgaaagaaaaaacagacag GCACTCCTGGGAGAAAGTGGGAGTCAGAGTTGGAGCTCTGGACCTGACAAATACAGCCGTCTGGACCGGGAGCTGCAATTAGCAAATTCACACTTCATTGAGGAGCAGCAAGCTCAACAACAG TTGATTGTGGAGCAGCAAGATGAGCAGTTGGAGCTGGTCTCTGGCAGCATCGGGGTGCTGAAGAACATGTCCCAGCGCATTGgaggggagctggaggagcaaGCAGT GATGCTGGATGACTTCTCCCACGAGTTAGACAGCACTCAGTCACGGCTTGATAATGTCATGAAGAAGCTCGCCAAAGTGTCTCACATGACAAGTG atcGACGGCAGTGGTGTGCAATTATCGTCCTCTTCGTCATCTTGCTGGTGGTGCTCATCCTGTTTTTCATCCTGTGA